The Chanos chanos chromosome 16, fChaCha1.1, whole genome shotgun sequence genome has a window encoding:
- the rnf113a gene encoding E3 ubiquitin-protein ligase RNF113A: MAESEGVKPTCTFLFKKSNKKFSGRKRKASDSDKDKSSDEEQSAVVKRDKKAVSNPMIQRTKKVEKEAVSSSESDEDKKDKINVSYKSTRSAKPEGPEDMGATAVYQLDTERDKDAQAIFERSQKIQEELSGKEDDKIYRGINNYHKFIKPKDSTMGNASSGMVRKGPIRAPEHLRATVRWDYQPDICKDYKETGFCGFGDSCKFLHDRSDYKHGWQIEREMDEGRYGANDDENYEVSSDDEDLPFKCFICRESFKNPIITKCRHYFCEACALQHYRKSKRCYVCNTQTNGVFNPAKELMAKMQKHQALQDQPPSDEEN; this comes from the exons ATGGCGGAGTCAGAGGGGGTGAAGCCTACGTGCacgtttctttttaaaaaatctaacAAGAAGTTCTCtggaaggaagagaaaagctAGTGATAGTGACAAAG ACAAAAGCAGCGATGAGGAGCAGAGTGCGGTGGTGAAAAGAGACAAGAAAGCCGTCAGTAATCCTATGATTCAAAGG ACAAAGAAAGTTGAGAAAGAAGCTGTGTCGTCGAGCGAGAGTGATGAAGACAAAAAGGACAAGATCAACGTGTCATATAAATCCACGCGGTCAGCA aAACCAGAGGGGCCAGAGGACATGGGGGCCACAGCTGTGTATCAGCTCGACACGGAGAGGGACAAAGATGCTCAGGCTATCTTCGAACGCAgtcagaagattcaggag GAATTGTCTGGTAAAGAGGACGACAAGATCTATCGTGGAATCAATAACTACCACAAATTCATCAAGCCCAAAGACTCAACCATGGGCAACGCATCCTCTGGCATGGTCCG AAAAGGACCCATTAGGGCTCCAGAGCATCTCAGAGCCACAGTGCGATGGGATTACCAGCCAGACATCTGCAAAGATTATAAAGAGACCGGCTTCTGTGGATTCGGAG ACAGCTGTAAATTCCTGCACGATCGTTCGGACTACAAACATGGATGGCAGATCGAAAGGGAGATGGATGAGGGACGGTATGGAGCCAACG ACGATGAAAACTATGAGGTGAGCAGCGATGATGAGGACTTGCCCTTCAAGTGTTTCATCTGCAGGGAGTCGTTCAAAAACCCCATCATAACAAA atgtcGACATTATTTCTGCGAGGCCTGCGCTCTCCAGCACTATCGGAAATCCAAACGCTGTTACGTCTGCAACACCCAGACAAACGGCGTCTTCAACCCGGCCAAAG agCTGATGGCAAAGATGCAGAAACACCAGGCCCTCCAAGACCAGCCGCCTTCTGATGAAGAGAACTGA
- the rundc3aa gene encoding RUN domain-containing protein 3A isoform X2 yields the protein MDSGCFQTAMAMGLTSKKSSSRNVAVERKNLITVCRFSVKTLLEKYTAEPIDDSSEEFINFAAILEHILSHRFKGPGGWFSSDGQRSFWDYIRLACSKVHNNCISSIENIENISTSRAKGRAWIRMALMEKRLSEYVATALRDTRTTRRFYDDGAIMLGEEATVLTGMLIGLSAIDFSFCLKGEVLDGKIPAVIDYTPYLKFTQSYDYLSDEEDRRSVDSSASEDSVSEHPYIPLVTDEESWSNRCRKMEQRFKIVNAQKGYLEELVRLRESQLKNLETENRRLSARLEDVQLQSQQEKKELEAIILELQAQLSALIPCESSHLTKDLSIPLVNQWPSIQSVSDQRDVKLFRRRSFHSLEQFSAEVSLNSDSQKTDEKQNGDADWCTTGKDNTPSMLGLCGSLASLPSCKSLASLKSSECLVNISKEPSPALSPS from the exons ATGGACTCAGGTTGTTTTCAGACCGCAATGGCTATGGGCTTGACGTCGAAAAAATCATCTTCTAGAAATGTCGCCGTGGAACGCAAGAATCTCATCACCGTTTGCAG ATTTTCGGTAAAGACTCTTCTAGAAAAGTACACTGCAGAGCCCATCGATGACTCATCAGAGGAGTTTATCAACTTCGCAGCAATTTTGGAACACATCCTTAGTCATCGCTTCAAAG GCCCAGGTGGTTGGTTCAGCTCAGATGGGCAGAGAAGTTTCTGGGATTATATCAGACTGGCTTGCAGTAAAGTCCACAACAACTGCATCAGCAGCATTGAGAACATTGAAAACATCAGCACCTCACGTGCCAAG ggTCGAGCATGGATTCGGATGGCTCTGATGGAGAAGCGTCTGTCTGAATATGTGGCGACAGCCTTGAGGGACACACGGACTACAAG gaggttCTATGACGATGGTGCTATCATGCTTGGGGAAGAGGCTACAGTTCTGACTGGGATGTTGATTGGACTCAGTGCCATTGATTTCag tttctgtTTGAAAGGTGAGGTCTTGGATGGCAAGATACCTGCAGTGATTGACTACACTCCTTACCTGAAGTTCACCCAAAG CTATGACTACCTTAGCGACGAAGAGGACCGGCGCAGCGTGGACAGCAGTGCGAGTGAAGACAGTGTCTCTGAACATCCGTACATTCCCCTGGTGACCGACGAGGAGAGCTGGAGTAACAGGTGTCGCAAGATGGAGCAGAGGTTCAAAATCGTCAATGCACAgaag gggtacTTGGAGGAGCTGGTGCGTCTTCGTGAGTCCCAGCTGAAGAACCTGGAGACTGAAAACAGGAGACTGAGTGCCAGACTGGAGGATGTACAACTCCAAAGtcaacaggaaaagaaagagctgGAAGCTATTATACTGGAGCTACAGGCACAGCT CTCAGCCCTTATTCCCTGCGAGTCTTCCCATTTGACCAAGGACCTGTCAATCCCACTGGTTAACCAATGGCCTtccatacagtctgtcagtgaTCAACGGGATGTCAAGTTGTTCCGCAG aAGAAGTTTCCACAGTTTGGAACAGTTCTCTGCTGAGGTCAGTTTGAACTCCGATTCCCAGAAGACAGATGAAAAGCAGAATGGAGATGCTGACTGGTGTACTACAg GCAAAGACAACACTCCCTCTATGCTTGGTCTGTGTGGCTCTCTGGCCTCTTTGCCCAGCTGTAAGTCTCTGGCCAGCCTGAAGTCCAGCGAGTGTTTGGTCAACATCAGTAAAGAACCCAGCCCTGCCCTCTCCCCCAGCTAG
- the rundc3aa gene encoding RUN domain-containing protein 3A isoform X1 translates to MDSGCFQTAMAMGLTSKKSSSRNVAVERKNLITVCRFSVKTLLEKYTAEPIDDSSEEFINFAAILEHILSHRFKGTAPGPGGWFSSDGQRSFWDYIRLACSKVHNNCISSIENIENISTSRAKGRAWIRMALMEKRLSEYVATALRDTRTTRRFYDDGAIMLGEEATVLTGMLIGLSAIDFSFCLKGEVLDGKIPAVIDYTPYLKFTQSYDYLSDEEDRRSVDSSASEDSVSEHPYIPLVTDEESWSNRCRKMEQRFKIVNAQKGYLEELVRLRESQLKNLETENRRLSARLEDVQLQSQQEKKELEAIILELQAQLSALIPCESSHLTKDLSIPLVNQWPSIQSVSDQRDVKLFRRRSFHSLEQFSAEVSLNSDSQKTDEKQNGDADWCTTGKDNTPSMLGLCGSLASLPSCKSLASLKSSECLVNISKEPSPALSPS, encoded by the exons ATGGACTCAGGTTGTTTTCAGACCGCAATGGCTATGGGCTTGACGTCGAAAAAATCATCTTCTAGAAATGTCGCCGTGGAACGCAAGAATCTCATCACCGTTTGCAG ATTTTCGGTAAAGACTCTTCTAGAAAAGTACACTGCAGAGCCCATCGATGACTCATCAGAGGAGTTTATCAACTTCGCAGCAATTTTGGAACACATCCTTAGTCATCGCTTCAAAGGTA CCGCCCCAGGCCCAGGTGGTTGGTTCAGCTCAGATGGGCAGAGAAGTTTCTGGGATTATATCAGACTGGCTTGCAGTAAAGTCCACAACAACTGCATCAGCAGCATTGAGAACATTGAAAACATCAGCACCTCACGTGCCAAG ggTCGAGCATGGATTCGGATGGCTCTGATGGAGAAGCGTCTGTCTGAATATGTGGCGACAGCCTTGAGGGACACACGGACTACAAG gaggttCTATGACGATGGTGCTATCATGCTTGGGGAAGAGGCTACAGTTCTGACTGGGATGTTGATTGGACTCAGTGCCATTGATTTCag tttctgtTTGAAAGGTGAGGTCTTGGATGGCAAGATACCTGCAGTGATTGACTACACTCCTTACCTGAAGTTCACCCAAAG CTATGACTACCTTAGCGACGAAGAGGACCGGCGCAGCGTGGACAGCAGTGCGAGTGAAGACAGTGTCTCTGAACATCCGTACATTCCCCTGGTGACCGACGAGGAGAGCTGGAGTAACAGGTGTCGCAAGATGGAGCAGAGGTTCAAAATCGTCAATGCACAgaag gggtacTTGGAGGAGCTGGTGCGTCTTCGTGAGTCCCAGCTGAAGAACCTGGAGACTGAAAACAGGAGACTGAGTGCCAGACTGGAGGATGTACAACTCCAAAGtcaacaggaaaagaaagagctgGAAGCTATTATACTGGAGCTACAGGCACAGCT CTCAGCCCTTATTCCCTGCGAGTCTTCCCATTTGACCAAGGACCTGTCAATCCCACTGGTTAACCAATGGCCTtccatacagtctgtcagtgaTCAACGGGATGTCAAGTTGTTCCGCAG aAGAAGTTTCCACAGTTTGGAACAGTTCTCTGCTGAGGTCAGTTTGAACTCCGATTCCCAGAAGACAGATGAAAAGCAGAATGGAGATGCTGACTGGTGTACTACAg GCAAAGACAACACTCCCTCTATGCTTGGTCTGTGTGGCTCTCTGGCCTCTTTGCCCAGCTGTAAGTCTCTGGCCAGCCTGAAGTCCAGCGAGTGTTTGGTCAACATCAGTAAAGAACCCAGCCCTGCCCTCTCCCCCAGCTAG
- the fam117aa gene encoding protein FAM117A, whose amino-acid sequence MSCRGGMNRGGNPGLQPLRATVHFQLHNKVPPRCKDFKTVECKTKARPPKPTLRRTLSLDTLVGPYLQGQWPKEPESPAVTCVNDKATQTPSSWMEESRGRRSGGGHKRSASWGSAEHLREVAKLRHSLQKRSRHTPPSSGYDPRPQQTLPISSTHAAGTTQTAALIPLSRLAPRLRRSVEGLNLELEGVFVSQAPEDPHKILDVPDGHRAPVPAQRCSSGSQSDPSPALPSPSHSPCPMGDPDMVVCETLCPSPLLGVADPASPLQPSSSPRPNKTYAFQREPPEGCERVRVCEDVIAPCQGDVPRQPSCPDPNKVNFTPHGGSAFCPVSLLKPLLPSMDLLFRGLTVSPVTGCSAQGPALCPATGHANVPLPDSTISHM is encoded by the exons ATGTCGTGTCGAGGCGGAATGAATCGGGGGGGAAACCCAGGTTTGCAGCCCCTCCGAGCCACTGTTCATTTTCAACTGCACAATAAAGTTCCACCGCGCTGCAAAGATTTCAAAACAG TGGAGTGTAAGACGAAAGCTCGTCCTCCGAAGCCGACCCTGCGTCGTACCCTGTCCCTGGACACGTTGGTCGGGCCGTACCTGCAGGGCCAGTGGCCCAAAGAACCAGAGAGTCCGGCCGTCACCTGTGTCAATGACAAAGCTACACAG actCCCAGCTCCTGGatggaggagagcagagggagaagGTCAGGAGGAGGTCACAAGCGCTCAGCCTCTTGGGGGAGTGCCGAGCACCTCCGAGAG GTTGCTAAACTACGGCACTCCCTTCAGAAGCGCTCCAGACACACCCCGCCCTCATCCGGGTACGATCCCCGCCCACAACAGACTCTGCCAATCAGCAGCACGCACGCCGCTGGAAccacacag acagcgGCTCTGATTCCTCTCAGCAGACTGGCTCCGCGGCTCAGGCGTAGCGTAGAGGGACTCAACCTGGAGTTggaaggtgtgtttgtgtcccaaGCACCTGAGGATCCACATAAG ATTCTGGATGTGCCAGATGGTCACCGAGCGCCAGTCCCGGCTCAGAGGTGCAGCAGCGGCTCACAGAGTGACCCCTCTCCCGCCCTGCCTTCGCCCTCCCACTCCCCCTGTCCAATGGGAGACCCCG ATATGGTGGTTTGTGAGACACTATGCCCCTCCCCCTTGCTGGGTGTGGCTGACCCCGCCTCGCCGCTCCAGCCCTCCTCCTCGCCCCGCCCTAACAAAACCTACGCCTTCCAAAGAGAACCGCCCGAAGGCTGCGAgagagtgcgcgtgtgtgaggaCGTCAT CGCTCCCTGCCAAGGTGACGTCCCCCGCCAACCTTCGTGCCCCGACCCCAACAAAGTCAACTTCACCCCTCACGGAGGCTCCGCCTTCTGCCCCGTCAGTCTCCTCAAgcccctcctcccctccatGGACCTCCTGTTTCGTGGCCTAACGGTCTCACCTGTCACTGGCTGCTCAGCCCAAGGCCCCGCCCTCTGCCCTGCAACTGGACATGCAAATGTCCCGCTCCCAGACTCTACTATCTCTCATATGTAA